In the genome of Variovorax sp. PAMC26660, the window GGCCAGCTTGGAGATGGCGTCGGTCGCCGTGCCCACCACCGCCGATTCGGTCGCGGCCCCGGCCATCAGGCCCGCAGCGGTGCCTTGGTCGAGCGACAGCAAGAAGGTGGCGCCCAGCACCAGCGCGAGCACCACGACGACTTCGACAAGACACAGCAACCCGAGCCGCAAACCCTTGGCATCGAGGTTGGCAAAGAACTGCGGGCCGCCTGCGTAGCCGAGCGCGAAGATGAAGAGCATGAAGAACACGTTCTTCACGCTGTCGTCGAGCGTGATGCCCAACTGGCCGACAACGAGCGAGGCAATCAGCGTGCCGCAGATGCCGCCGAGTTGGATGGGCCCGAAGCGGATCTGGCCCACGGCATAGCCGATGGCGAGCACGAGGAAGAGCGCTATTTCGGGCTGGCTTTTCAGTATTCCGGTCAGATCACCGATCACCCGCCATTCCTCTCGTCGCTGATTGTTTTGCCGAATTGGCGTCAGGCCATTCTGTCGAGATTCGGTCAATGCGCAAGGCTGATGCGCGAGGACGTGGAAGGGCGCGACACCTATTTGCATCAATTTTGGGAAAGCAGATGAAAGAGGGAAAACTTTGTTCTGACGCAATGAGTCGACTATTTTTTTGTGCACCCTCTTGCGATGAACGGCATGCAAATGAATGACATGGCGGGCCGCGCGATGGCAGGCTTTCCGGAACCTGTTTTCAGAATCGACAAGTCGTCCCATGCCATCGTCGATCAGCACTTCTCGCGCTGAGCCGAAGGCGATCTGCAGCTACAAATTCAACGCATCGGCCTTCGGGTTTTCGATAACTAAAGTCACTTGATTTAGTCGCCTCGCTGACCGATAGTCCTCCTGCGTTCGGATACCGCGCCTTCTTGCAGGGCACGCATCCGGTTCAACAGACCGCAGGCGCATGGCCGCCTGCCCACGGAGACAAACCATGTTCAGCTCCCGCTCCATCCTGGCCATGGCGGCCATGTCTTTGGCCGCATCGGCCGCCTTTGCAGCAGACCAGCCCATCATCGGCCTGGTCACCAAGACCGAGACCAACCCCTTCTTCGTGAAGATGAAGGAAGGCGCGCAGGAAGAAGCCAAGAAGCTCGGCGCCAAGCTGCTGTCGGGCGCGGGCAAGGCCGACGGCGACAACGCGGGCCAGATCACCGCGATGGAAAACATGATCGCGGCCGGCGCCAAGACCATCCTGATCACGCCGAGCGACGCGAAGGCCATCGTGCCGGCGATCAAGAAGGCGCGCGACAAGGGCATCATGGTGATCGCGCTCGACAGCCCGGCCGATCCACCGGATGCCACCGACGCGCTCTTCGCCACCAACAACTACACCGCCGGCGTGCTGATCGGCGAATACGCCAAGGCCGCGATGGCCGGCAAGACGCCCAAGATCGTCGCGCTCGACCTGCTGCCGGGCCACCCGGTGGGCGCGCAACGCCACAACGGTTTCATGAAGGGCTTCGGGCTCGCAGCGAACGACGCCAAGTCGAACGAACTGTCGAAGGCGCCAGAGATCGTCTGCATGGCCGACAGCTACGGCGACCAGGCCAAGGCGCAGACGGTGATGGAAAACTGCCTGCAGAAGGCGCCCGAGGTGAACCTGGTCTACACGATCAACGAACCCGCAGCGGCCGGTGCCTACAACGCGCTCAAGCGCGCAGGCAAGGAGAAGGGCGTGATGATCGTCTCGGTCGACGGCGGTTGCCAGGGCATCAAGGACACCAACGCCGGCATCATCGCCGCGACCTCGCAGCAGTACCCGCTGAAGATGGCCGCCATGGGCGTGGCCGCGGGCGTGGAGTTCGCCAAGACCGGCAAGAAGGCCACGGGTTATGTCGACACCGGCGTGACGCTGATCGCCGGCAAGAGCGTGACGGGTGTCGAAAGCAAGGACACCAAGACCGGCGCCGAGTTGTGCTGGGGCAAGAAGTAAACAAGCGAACAGAACAGAGAGCCCCAGGGAGAACACACCGATGGCGAAATC includes:
- a CDS encoding sugar ABC transporter substrate-binding protein gives rise to the protein MFSSRSILAMAAMSLAASAAFAADQPIIGLVTKTETNPFFVKMKEGAQEEAKKLGAKLLSGAGKADGDNAGQITAMENMIAAGAKTILITPSDAKAIVPAIKKARDKGIMVIALDSPADPPDATDALFATNNYTAGVLIGEYAKAAMAGKTPKIVALDLLPGHPVGAQRHNGFMKGFGLAANDAKSNELSKAPEIVCMADSYGDQAKAQTVMENCLQKAPEVNLVYTINEPAAAGAYNALKRAGKEKGVMIVSVDGGCQGIKDTNAGIIAATSQQYPLKMAAMGVAAGVEFAKTGKKATGYVDTGVTLIAGKSVTGVESKDTKTGAELCWGKK